From one Montipora capricornis isolate CH-2021 chromosome 10, ASM3666992v2, whole genome shotgun sequence genomic stretch:
- the LOC138021773 gene encoding uncharacterized protein isoform X1, whose amino-acid sequence MDSLHVKSMAEYATKGHQKTVRRTYAKREDDTFKAGFRVDGDLDRSLIAASDVLVKSMAEYATKEHQKTVRQRYAKTFKAGARVDGDLDRSVIAARAQAGMKVTDWGATIGAGAECHFYQVTFTKRIEVSARILGADAVAYVGVDLEALVEEGSLIGAEARARATLSEFKAGPLHAHFGLGASAAAKVEGGALELKIFGCGLTVGKRIGLSVFDNNVSVESAALVGKNWLW is encoded by the exons TAAAGAGCATGGCAGAGTACGCGACCAAAGGACACCAAAAGACGGTCAGACGAACATACGCCAAGAGGGAGGACGACACATTCAAAGCTGGATTTCGCGTCGACGGTGATCTCGACCGCAGTCTTATAGCAGCAAGCGACGTCTTAG TAAAGAGCATGGCAGAGTACGCGACCAAAGAACACCAAAAGACGGTCAGACAAAGATACGCCAAGACATTCAAAGCTGGAGCTCGCGTCGACGGTGATCTCGACCGCAGTGTTATAGCAGCGCGGGCTCAAGCTGGAATGAAGGTCACTGACTGGGGAGCCACGATTGGTGCAGGGGCAGAGTGCCATTTTTACCAAGTGACGTTTACCAAACGTATTGAAGTTTCCGCTAGGATTCTAGGGGCTGATGCGGTGGCGTACGTGGGAGTCGATTTGGAAGCTTTAGTTGAGGAAGGTAGCCTCATAGGAGCAGAGGCTAGAGCAAGGGCGACACTGAGTGAGTTCAAAGCTGGGCCCCTGCATGCCCActttggtcttggagcatcggCCGCGGCTAAAGTGGAGGGCGGTGCCCTCGAACTCAAAATCTTTGGTTGTGGGTTGACGGTTGGAAAAAGGATTGGCTTATCCGTCTTTGACAACAACGTTTCGGTTGAGTCTGCAGCACTTGTTGGCAAGAATTGGTTATGGTAA
- the LOC138021773 gene encoding uncharacterized protein isoform X2 yields MAEYATKGHQKTVRRTYAKREDDTFKAGFRVDGDLDRSLIAASDVLVKSMAEYATKEHQKTVRQRYAKTFKAGARVDGDLDRSVIAARAQAGMKVTDWGATIGAGAECHFYQVTFTKRIEVSARILGADAVAYVGVDLEALVEEGSLIGAEARARATLSEFKAGPLHAHFGLGASAAAKVEGGALELKIFGCGLTVGKRIGLSVFDNNVSVESAALVGKNWLW; encoded by the exons ATGGCAGAGTACGCGACCAAAGGACACCAAAAGACGGTCAGACGAACATACGCCAAGAGGGAGGACGACACATTCAAAGCTGGATTTCGCGTCGACGGTGATCTCGACCGCAGTCTTATAGCAGCAAGCGACGTCTTAG TAAAGAGCATGGCAGAGTACGCGACCAAAGAACACCAAAAGACGGTCAGACAAAGATACGCCAAGACATTCAAAGCTGGAGCTCGCGTCGACGGTGATCTCGACCGCAGTGTTATAGCAGCGCGGGCTCAAGCTGGAATGAAGGTCACTGACTGGGGAGCCACGATTGGTGCAGGGGCAGAGTGCCATTTTTACCAAGTGACGTTTACCAAACGTATTGAAGTTTCCGCTAGGATTCTAGGGGCTGATGCGGTGGCGTACGTGGGAGTCGATTTGGAAGCTTTAGTTGAGGAAGGTAGCCTCATAGGAGCAGAGGCTAGAGCAAGGGCGACACTGAGTGAGTTCAAAGCTGGGCCCCTGCATGCCCActttggtcttggagcatcggCCGCGGCTAAAGTGGAGGGCGGTGCCCTCGAACTCAAAATCTTTGGTTGTGGGTTGACGGTTGGAAAAAGGATTGGCTTATCCGTCTTTGACAACAACGTTTCGGTTGAGTCTGCAGCACTTGTTGGCAAGAATTGGTTATGGTAA
- the LOC138019178 gene encoding uncharacterized protein, with amino-acid sequence MDSLQVKSMAEYATKGHQKTFNRTYAKREGDTFKAGARVDGDLDRSVIAARAQAGMKVTDWGATIGAGAECHFYEVTFTKSIEVAARILGADAVAYVGVDLEALVEEGSVIGAEARARATLGELKAGPFHAHFGLGASAAAKVEGGALELKIFGCGLTVGKRIGLSVFDNDVSVESATLVGKNWLW; translated from the exons ATGGATTCCTTACAGG TAAAGAGCATGGCAGAGTACGCGACCAAAGGACACCAAAAGACGTTCAACCGAACATACGCCAAGAGGGAGGGCGACACATTCAAAGCTGGAGCTCGCGTCGACGGTGATCTCGACCGCAGTGTTATAGCAGCGCGGGCTCAAGCTGGAATGAAGGTTACTGACTGGGGAGCCACGATTGGTGCAGGGGCAGAGTGCCACTTTTACGAAGTGACGTTTACCAAGAGTATTGAAGTTGCCGCTAGGATTCTAGGAGCTGATGCAGTGGCGTACGTGGGAGTCGATTTGGAAGCTTTAGTAGAGGAAGGTAGCGTCATAGGAGCAGAGGCTAGAGCAAGGGCGACACTGGGTGAGCTCAAAGCTGGGCCCTTTCATGCCCActttggtcttggagcatcggCCGCGGCTAAAGTGGAGGGCGGTGCCCTCGAACTCAAAATCTTTGGTTGTGGGTTGACGGTTGGAAAAAGGATTGGCTTATCCGTCTTTGACAACGACGTTTCGGTTGAGTCTGCAACACTTGTTGGCAAGAATTGGTTATGGTAA